In the genome of Misgurnus anguillicaudatus chromosome 11, ASM2758022v2, whole genome shotgun sequence, one region contains:
- the cyp1b1 gene encoding cytochrome P450 1B1 — MMDLIEVLVDFSRLTLRSALLSLLACLMVMFWRRSGPIPGPFPWPIIGNAAQLGTSPHFFFTRMAKKYGDVFQIKLGSRTVVVLNGDAVKEALIKKSVDFAGRPDFASFSFVSGGRSMAFGNYSQWWKLHRKIAQSTVRTFSTANIQTKQTFEKHVVSEVGQLIHLFLNKTREQKYFEPHSFLVVSVANTMSAVCFGNRYSYDDAEFKQVVGRNDQFTRTVGAGSMVDVMPWLQYFPNPIKTLFVQFKELNHEFMNFIHGKVVEHRKTISSSLTRDMTDAFIFALDKGLAGGHGVSTDKEFVTPTIGDIFGASQDTLSTALQWAILLLVRYPKVQKRLQEEVDRVADRSRLPTIEDQAQLPYVMAFIYEFMRFTSFTPLTIPHSTTTDTSINGYPIPKDTVIFVNQWSLNHDPNKWDEPEVFNPERFLDEDGALNKDLTSNVLIFSVGKRRCIGEDMSKILLFLFTSLLVHQCNFTAEGTPSMDYVYGLTLKPKPFKVAVTLRDSAELLKSLVETSETPIAKKQSV, encoded by the exons ATGATGGATTTAATTGAAGTGTTAGTAGATTTCAGCCGACTGACATTACGGAGCGCTTTGCTGTCACTGCTGGCGTGTTTGATGGTGATGTTCTGGCGTCGCTCGGGTCCGATACCGGGTCCCTTCCCGTGGCCCATCATCGGTAACGCCGCTCAGCTCGGTACCTCACCTCACTTCTTCTTCACCCGTATGGCTAAGAAATACGGCGACGTGTTCCAGATCAAACTGGGCAGCCGAACCGTAGTGGTCCTGAACGGGGACGCGGTCAAAGAGGCTTTGATTAAGAAGTCCGTGGATTTCGCCGGACGCCCGGATTTTGCGTCGTTCTCATTTGTCTCCGGTGGTCGGAGCATGGCGTTCGGCAACTACAGCCAGTGGTGGAAGCTACATCGGAAGATCGCGCAGAGCACCGTGAGGACCTTCTCCACGGCCAACATCCAAACCAAACAGACCTTTGAGAAGCACGTCGTGTCTGAGGTTGGGCAGCTGATCCATTTGTTTCTGAATAAAACCCGAGAGCAGAAATACTTCGAACCGCACAGTTTCCTGGTGGTCTCTGTGGCGAACACCATGAGCGCAGTGTGCTTCGGGAATCGGTACTCGTACGATGATGCGGAGTTCAAGCAGGTGGTCGGGAGGAACGACCAGTTCACTAGGACAGTCGGAGCGGGAAGCATGGTAGATGTGATGCCATGGTTGCAGTACTTTCCAAATCCAATAAAAACTCTCTTTGTGCAGTTTAAAGAACTTAATCATGAGTTCATGAATTTTATCCACGGCAAAGTGGTCGAGCATCGTAAGACGATTTCATCGAGTCTCACCCGTGATATGACCGATGCGTTCATCTTTGCTCTGGACAAAGGGCTGGCCGGGGGCCATGGGGTCTCTACGGATAAAGAGTTTGTGACACCGACCATTGGAGACATTTTTGGGGCTAGTCAAGATACTTTATCTACAGCTCTGCAGTGGGCCATTCTGTTACTCGTTAG GTATCCAAAAGTTCAGAAACGTCTTCAGGAGGAGGTCGACAGAGTTGCAGATCGCAGTCGCCTTCCAACCATCGAAGACCAGGCTCAGCTTCCGTACGTCATGGCCTTCATCTACGAATTCATGAGATTTACTTCATTCACCCCTTTAACGATTCCCCATAGCACGACTACGGACACGTCCATCAATGGTTATCCTATCCCCAAAGACACTGTCATTTTTGTCAACCAGTGGTCTTTGAACCACGATCCAAACAAATGGGACGAGCCAGAGGTATTCAATCCAGAGCGCTTTCTGGATGAGGACGGAGCTCTTAACAAAGACTTAACGTCCAACGTGCTGATATTTTCGGTGGGGAAGCGCAGGTGCATTGGAGAAGATATGTCCAAAATACTGCTTTTCCTCTTTACCTCCTTGCTGGTCCATCAGTGCAATTTTACAGCTGAAGGAACTCCCAGCATGGACTATGTGTACGGGCTCACGCTTAAACCAAAACCATTTAAAGTGGCCGTCACACTGCGTGACAGTGCAGAACTTCTGAAGAGTTTGGTAGAAACGTCTGAAACGCCTATAGCGAAAAAGCAAAGCGTTTGA
- the nanp gene encoding N-acylneuraminate-9-phosphatase: MENRGVLAIIFDLDNTLIDTAGAGRVAIQKVCDLLKSTSVQEDHIKHICEGFLKKLLHEQFDPSKGRTIDDVRIRHWYEALQETQRTDPDPDLASRCYYTWKNTRLQVLNLSPEVQSLLKELQKNYKLLLLTNGDSQTQWEKIKAVGCEGFFSALVVSGDHPEEKPALSIFTYCFESLGVQPQDCIMVGDSLSTDIQGGINAGVKATVWINSGSKCIPQSHVTPDYTIPSVLNLMDVLAKLS; the protein is encoded by the exons ATGGAAAACCGAGGAGTTTTAGCGATTATATTTGATCTGGATAATACACTGATCGATACAGCCGGCGCTGGACGAGTGGCCATTCAGAAG GTCTGTGATCTGCTGAAGTCTACATCTGTGCAAGAAGACCACATCAAACACATCTGTGaaggttttttaaaaaagcttctccatgaacagtttgacccatCAAAAGGCAGAACGATAGACGACGTGAGGATCCGTCACTGGTACGAAGCCCTGCAGGAGACGCAACGCACAGACCCGGATCCAGATCTGGCTTCCAGGTGCTATTACACGTGGAAGAACACACGTTTGCAGGTGCTGAATCTGTCTCCTGAGGTTCAATCTTTGCTGAAGGAACTCCAAAAAAACTACAAACTGCTGCTGCTCACCAACGGTGACAGTCAGACGCAGTGGGAGAAGATAAAGGCGGTGGGATGTGAGGGTTTCTTTAGTGCGCTGGTCGTGAGTGGAGATCACCCCGAGGAGAAACCGGCTCTCTCAATCTTTACCTACTGTTTTGAGAGTCTGGGAGTTCAGCCGCAGGACTGCATCATGGTGGGCGATTCTCTCAGTACGGACATCCAGGGTGGCATCAATGCAGGAGTGAAGGCAACTGTGTGGATAAACAGTGGCAGTAAATGTATCCCACAGAGTCATGTGACTCCAGACTACACCATACCTAGCGTATTGAATCTAATGGATGTTCTAGCTAAACTGTCTTGA